A window of the Vespa velutina chromosome 7, iVesVel2.1, whole genome shotgun sequence genome harbors these coding sequences:
- the LOC124950641 gene encoding uncharacterized protein LOC124950641 translates to MVGNEEENIKEKFSYMHEIMPDFQKRTRLMVKNVRSVPEESAMHVGTDVMTTKSLMGQYFVEFANNSSIHGFNHLVARHRHPLERFLVAIFILTALASLIFVSIISWYRYQYDAISIYWNHEYKLFRLAKPSFIICPLNVIQDSSFPETFKRYGIEDTPKARAFFHFLSNATYETMIDTPEYDDAPPGLWLRILSDLKKEFFYETTFIDKGIWIATENGICLSIGNLVLQYASLQDLLSNNWTVIPLPKYPPDPQDFEVDNKDMNDSNYIPSYTYNEDHGKTELVTTDAEVTLSILDPMDSYNYEFAKTRHYLQILEIQTVVLRILQADSTKSIYKLPIHRRKCGFPSDNGLELWPIYTYQMCMTECRSRIIRKKCGCYPHFLRRISDVPICNAAQLRCIGRIQRSESLNVKTSSCNCLVNCNQVSYLPEEIKITRFKSVSPLNTTSFKMTISFSKNKFKRKEWYTFGDFLTSIGGAAGLFLGCSVLSFVEILYYGTLHLYIYMQYHKPNKT, encoded by the exons ATGGTTGGGAACGAAGAGgaaaatatcaaagagaagTTCTCTTATATGCATGAAATTATGCCGGATTTTCAAAAACGTACGAGATTGATGGTTAAAAATGTTCGGTCTGTCCCAGAAGAATCAGCTATGCATGTCGGCACGGATGTAATGACTACAAAATCATTAATGGGTCAGTACTTCGTTGAATTTGCTAACAATTCAAGTATTCATGGATTTAATCATCTGGTAGCACGTCACAGACATCCGTTAGAAAG gtTCCTTGTAGCCATATTCATATTAACTGCTCTTGCaagtttaatttttgtttccatAATTTCTTGGTACCGATACCAATACGATGCTATCTCAATATACTGGAATCATGAGTATAAACTCTTCAGGCTTGCTAAACCGTCGTTTATTATATGCCCGCTAAATGTAATCCAGGATTCGAGCTTCCCTGAAACATTTAAACG TTATGGCATCGAAGACACACCAAAGGCTCGAgcgttctttcattttttatctaatgCTACTTATGAAACTATGATCGACACACCTGAATACGATGATGCACCGCCAGGACTATGGCTTAGAATTTTGTCAGATTTGAAGAAggaatttttttatgaaacaaCTTTTATTGACAAAGGAATATGGATCGCTACAGAAAATGGTATATGTCTTTCTATAGGGAACTTAGTTCTTCAATATGCCAGTTTGCA AGATTTGTTATCTAACAATTGGACCGTAATACCTCTACCTAAATATCCTCCAGATCCTCAAGATTTTGAAGTGGATAATAAAGACATGAATGATTCTAATTATATACCATCATATACTTACAATGAAGATCATGGAAAAACAGAATTAGTGACAACTGATGCTGAAGTAACg CTTAGCATACTTGATCCAATGGATTCGTACAACTATGAATTCGCAAAAACTAgacattatttacaaattcttGAAATACAAACGGTTGTTCTTCGAATCCTGCAAGCAGACAGtacaaaaagtatatataaacttcCAATACATAGAAGAAAATGCGGATTTCCTTCGGACAATGGATTGGAATTGTGgccaatatatacataccaaaTGTGTATGACCGAATGTAGATCCcgtataattagaaaaaaatgcgGCTGTTATCCTCACTTTTTAAGACGTATat cTGATGTTCCTATCTGTAATGCTGCACAATTGCGTTGTATCGGAAGAATACAGCGATCGGAATCACTTAATGTTAAAACATCTTCTTGTAATTGCCTCGTTAATTGCAACCAAGTCTCCTATTTACCGgaggaaattaaaataacgagatt CAAAAGCGTATCTCCCTTGAACACCACGAGTTTCAAAATGACAATCAGTTTttcgaaaaacaaatttaaacgTAAGGAATGGTACACTTTTGGGGACTTCCTAA CATCTATTGGTGGAGCTGCTGGTTTATTCCTCGGTTGCAGCGTATTATCCttcgttgaaatattatattatgggACTTTACATTTGTACATTTATATGCAATACCATAAACCAAACAAAACCTAA